The Acidianus infernus genome window below encodes:
- a CDS encoding FecCD family ABC transporter permease, translated as MRKNYFTLFFIIITIFSFPISFILSLIYGQIYIPFKEIISPHGFYYTILFKIRLPTVIASALIGASLSIAGAIMQLLLRNPLMDPYVSGTASGGAFGAVLAYFLLAFNLPFSWLVYISPLIAFFFSLLATLITLAIGKKTGVYGIIIGGVVVSYLFSSMLTMLLEAIEYKYPQVPPPLFWLLGEIQIVGYEFDEVLGALVFLLIILSIIESRKLDLVHISDELSFAKKVNPSRYRMLWIIFLSIIVGLIVSQVGIIGFIGIIVPHIVRRTIGGNSSTLIPFSAILGSSIMMLSNIIASGALGFVIPVTAITSVLASPIIIYILVKGRVSEGY; from the coding sequence ATGAGAAAGAATTACTTCACTCTCTTTTTTATAATAATAACGATTTTTTCATTTCCAATATCGTTCATTCTATCATTAATTTACGGGCAAATTTATATTCCGTTCAAAGAGATTATTTCTCCTCACGGATTTTATTACACTATTCTCTTTAAAATAAGGTTGCCTACTGTTATTGCATCAGCCCTAATAGGGGCTTCCTTGTCCATTGCTGGAGCAATAATGCAACTCCTGCTTAGGAACCCATTAATGGACCCATACGTAAGCGGGACAGCCTCTGGCGGAGCGTTTGGTGCAGTCTTAGCTTACTTTCTCTTAGCTTTTAATCTTCCCTTTAGTTGGTTGGTTTATATTTCTCCTTTGATTGCTTTCTTTTTCTCTCTTTTGGCCACCTTGATTACTTTAGCCATAGGAAAGAAAACCGGAGTATATGGAATAATAATTGGAGGAGTAGTAGTTTCTTATTTGTTCTCATCAATGCTTACAATGTTATTGGAGGCAATAGAATACAAATATCCGCAAGTTCCTCCTCCACTATTCTGGCTATTAGGAGAAATACAAATTGTTGGCTACGAGTTCGATGAGGTTTTAGGCGCTCTGGTTTTCTTATTAATTATCTTGTCAATAATTGAAAGCAGAAAATTAGATTTAGTACACATAAGTGATGAGCTTTCCTTTGCAAAGAAAGTAAATCCTAGTAGATATAGAATGTTGTGGATAATATTCCTAAGTATAATAGTAGGTTTAATAGTGTCTCAAGTTGGAATAATAGGTTTCATAGGAATCATTGTACCTCACATAGTTAGAAGAACTATTGGTGGAAATTCATCAACTCTAATTCCTTTTTCTGCAATTTTAGGTTCATCAATTATGATGTTAAGTAATATAATAGCCAGTGGTGCCTTAGGATTCGTAATCCCAGTAACTGCAATAACCTCAGTTTTGGCATCTCCCATCATTATTTACATCTTGGTGAAGGGTCGTGTTAGTGAAGGGTATTAA
- a CDS encoding ABC transporter substrate-binding protein gives MNLKIVGLAIVILVVIGGIAVYEVMKKTTTANETYPTTSGTSSVKLRIVSLTPSDTQDLIALGLGKYIVGLDRYSYTILQLVNKTSCIPSNVTVFPQIYPVNISGLIELNPTVIVGEKDLLYECINSLQKAGLKTYLTNADYASNFYQIESCICSLGKYFNETNASKELVNWMNSKLQEFSSSGNKTVAYIDWICPNYYFWTAGGNVFINSLIQLGGGINAFGECVNYEELCPGKLIEANPDILVVNVVYNISYTKYLLSHIPGIQNVTAYKDGNIYFLCCYSSYLTNEPGPLAVYAVLLFHDIINGTAPHQITWSWIYNCIKPELPVF, from the coding sequence ATGAATCTAAAAATTGTTGGTTTGGCAATCGTAATCCTTGTAGTAATTGGGGGAATTGCGGTTTACGAAGTAATGAAGAAGACAACAACTGCTAATGAAACATACCCCACCACTAGTGGAACCTCCTCAGTAAAACTTAGAATAGTATCATTAACCCCTAGCGATACACAAGATCTAATAGCCTTAGGTTTAGGGAAGTACATTGTAGGACTTGATCGGTATTCATACACAATACTACAATTGGTGAATAAGACCTCTTGCATACCTAGTAATGTTACTGTATTTCCGCAAATTTATCCAGTAAACATTTCCGGACTCATTGAGCTTAATCCTACAGTAATTGTAGGAGAAAAAGATTTACTTTATGAGTGCATAAACTCTTTGCAAAAGGCCGGCTTAAAAACATACTTGACAAACGCAGACTACGCATCTAACTTCTATCAAATTGAAAGTTGCATATGCTCCTTAGGTAAATACTTTAATGAGACTAACGCTTCAAAAGAGCTCGTAAACTGGATGAACTCTAAGTTACAAGAATTCTCGTCCTCTGGTAATAAAACTGTAGCTTACATTGACTGGATTTGTCCTAATTATTATTTCTGGACTGCAGGAGGTAACGTTTTCATAAATTCCCTAATACAATTAGGAGGAGGAATTAACGCCTTTGGAGAATGTGTAAATTACGAAGAACTTTGCCCAGGGAAACTTATCGAAGCAAACCCAGATATTCTAGTAGTAAATGTCGTATACAATATTTCATATACTAAGTACTTATTATCTCACATTCCAGGGATTCAAAACGTAACAGCATATAAGGATGGAAACATATACTTCCTTTGTTGCTACTCTTCCTACTTAACAAACGAACCTGGACCTCTGGCTGTTTACGCAGTACTCTTGTTCCACGATATAATTAACGGCACTGCCCCTCACCAAATTACTTGGTCTTGGATATACAACTGCATTAAACCAGAATTGCCGGTGTTTTAA
- a CDS encoding VapB-type antitoxin → MSQLIKLPKDLKEKMVKYNVNWNSIIREFVSEKIEELERQEHARKAMEILKSLNFSYEGAKEVVKNRNSN, encoded by the coding sequence ATGAGTCAACTGATAAAGCTACCAAAAGATCTTAAGGAAAAAATGGTTAAGTATAATGTTAATTGGAATTCCATCATAAGGGAATTCGTTTCCGAGAAAATAGAGGAGTTAGAAAGACAAGAGCACGCAAGGAAAGCCATGGAAATACTCAAGTCGTTAAATTTCTCTTATGAAGGAGCTAAAGAGGTGGTGAAAAATAGGAATAGTAATTGA
- a CDS encoding type II toxin-antitoxin system VapC family toxin, giving the protein MLKQSDWEKLAELIPNSSTLDIAVMETLNAITNARKRKVIDEEVANKLFEALNEFANSMKIYESKYYLEKAFKLAIKYGINTYSALYLALAEDLNLSLATLDVKQAKVAGKMGIEVINIK; this is encoded by the coding sequence ATATTAAAACAAAGCGATTGGGAGAAACTTGCAGAATTAATTCCTAATTCTTCAACCCTAGATATTGCAGTCATGGAAACGTTAAACGCAATAACTAATGCTAGGAAGAGGAAAGTAATAGACGAGGAAGTGGCAAATAAGCTTTTTGAAGCATTAAATGAATTTGCAAACTCAATGAAGATTTACGAGAGTAAATATTATCTCGAGAAAGCCTTTAAGCTAGCTATAAAATACGGAATAAATACTTACTCCGCATTATACTTAGCCTTAGCCGAGGACTTAAATTTGAGTCTTGCAACCTTAGACGTAAAGCAAGCCAAAGTAGCAGGGAAAATGGGAATAGAAGTAATTAACATCAAATAA